In the genome of Cryptomeria japonica chromosome 8, Sugi_1.0, whole genome shotgun sequence, one region contains:
- the LOC131857871 gene encoding LRR receptor-like serine/threonine-protein kinase GSO1 — translation MYFDYIDLHNNSLEGSLPLPPAGGYLLDLSMNQFNGSIPSHIGAYLENARFLSLSRNNLSGAIPDSICTPYLQVLDLSKNTLSSVIPPHLTRNCSSLSVLDLAENHLEGKLPAEWGNITNMHTLKLNGNHLRGVIPSSISEGRSLQVLDLGNNDLEGTLPQWIGKLSQLHVLVLRSNHFHGSIPRQVIGLPNLQILDLSGNHLSGAIPSNLTNLLAMVNASQNNSNHLEENSSSGATYTNQIKISCKGWDVEFVKVLFILKCIDLSNNSLSGSIPFKMGSLQGLIALNLSRNHLSGRIPKTLGHMEQLESLDLSLNRLNGNIPLELEFLSYLEFLNLSYNMLDGKVPHGGQFLTFGESSYLGNLNLSGIPFTNISVCNNSSGYGNCTSIERIGEAKNSDGEMIGWAVGLGLSYGLGFSVVIGVLNLNKRVRKRAFDFYDVILAIDGCIRG, via the coding sequence ATGTATTTTGACTATATAGATTTGCACAATAATAGCTTGGAAggttctcttcctcttcctcctgctGGTGGTTATCTGCTAGATCTGTCGATGAATCAGTTTAATGGTTCTATTCCTAGTCACATCGGTGCGTATCTTGAAAATGCAAGGTTCTTATCCTTGTCGCGGAATAACCTCAGCGGAGCGATTCCAGATTCTATTTGCACTCCATATTTGCAGGTTCTTGACCTTTCAAAAAATACGCTGAGCAGTGTCATTCCTCCTCATTTAACCAGGAATTGTTCTTCTCTTAGTGTTCTAGATTTGGCAGAAAATCATCTGGAAGGTAAATTGCCAGCAGAGTGGGGCAACATTACAAACATGCATACATTGAAGCTCAATGGTAATCATTTGAGAGGAGTTATTCCCTCATCCATTTCAGAAGGCCGATCTCTGCAAGTATTGGATTTGGGAAATAATGATTTGGAAGGCACCCTTCCCCAGTGGATTGGAAAGCTATCACAGCTGCATGTGTTGGTCTTAAGGTCTAATCATTTTCATGGCAGTATCCCACGCCAGGTAATTGGCCTTCCGAATCTTCAAATTCTGGATCTTTCTGGCAACCACCTTTCAGGAGCTATTCCAAGCAACCTTACAAACCTGCTTGCAATGGTCAATGCATCGCAGAATAATTCAAACCATCTCGAAGAAAACAGTTCAAGTGGTGCTACATATACAAATCAGATCAAAATTTCCTGCAAAGGCTGGGATGTTGAATTTGTGAAAgttctctttattcttaaatgtatTGATCTTTCAAACAACAGTTTATCAGGGAGCATTCCTTTTAAAATGGGATCTCTTCAAGGCTTGATAGCCCTTAACCTTTCAAGGAATCATCTCAGTGGCCGAATCCCAAAAACATTGGGACACATGGAACAACTAGAGTCTCTGGACCTCTCGCTAAACAGGTTGAATGGCAACATTCCCTTAGAACTTGAGTTCCTGAGTTATTTGGAGTTCTTGAATCTATCTTACAACATGCTTGATGGAAAAGTACCCCATGGAGGACAGTTCCTAACTTTTGGGGAGTCGTCCTACTTAGGAAATCTTAACCTAAGTGGGATTCCATTTACCAATATAAGCGTCTGCAACAACTCTTCTGGCTATGGCAACTGCACAAGTATTGAGAGAATTGGTGAAGCAAAGAATTCAGATGGTGAAATGATAGGATGGGCAGTCGGACTTGGATTGAGTTATGGTTTGGGATTCTCTGTTGTGATTGGAGTATTGAATTTAAATAAGAGGGTGAGAAAGAGAGCCTTCGATTTTTATGATGTAATTTTAGCTATTGATGGGTGTATAAGAGGTTAA
- the LOC131857872 gene encoding probable inactive leucine-rich repeat receptor kinase XIAO, whose translation MEAMFSCGRVAFAIITILCCFTSPAFACPLPERNLLLDFKAAVVDEDNTLFSWHGFNCCTWRGVSCNLRTGHVSRLDLSGFNLEGNISSSLFQLARLEHIDLSDNLFKGKFSPPHNRKLKSLTFLDLSFAGYVNYSSLGYVREFYVSLESLSNLVSLEYLSLAEVNISASKEWGEAVGSLLNLQKLRMSDCGLGGQIPNSLLNLTSLLHLDLSENYLSAHIPAWFENVTGRLVSLDLSGNYNLGGDLSFIGQRKSSLSLTSIDFSGTGMKGRIPSAIWSISCLEHLRLSDTRIEGEIPASIGNLLSLLSLDLSATRIEGQIPSAIGNALSLESIFLSDTRIEGKIPSAIGNVSSLKSLYLSDISIEGEFPVSILNLSKLVELDLSYNKLTGVIPASLDSLSSLVRLHLYANELNGTIPSTISNLVNLEAFCSTPIV comes from the coding sequence ATGGAAGCTATGTTTTCATGTGGCAGAGTTGCATTTGCAATCATAACAATATTATGCTGCTTCACTTCCCCTGCATTTGCCTGCCCCCTCCCTGAAAGAAATCTTCTCCTCGATTTCAAGGCAGCAGTTGTAGATGAGGATAACACTCTCTTTTCCTGGCACGGATTCAATTGCTGCACGTGGAGAGGAGTCAGTTGTAATCTCCGCACAGGCCATGTTTCTCGACTGGATCTGAGTGGATTCAATTTGGAAGGTAACATCAGTTCATCGCTGTTCCAACTTGCACGGTTGGAGCACATCGATCTCAGTGACAACCTCTTCAAGGGTAAATTCAGTCCTCCCCATAATCGAAAGTTGAAGAGTCTCACTTTTCTTGACTTGTCATTTGCTGGTTATGTAAATTATTCCTCTCTGGGTTATGTACGGGAATTTTATGTGAGTTTGGAAAGCTTATCAAATCTGGTGAGCTTGGAATACCTCTCTCTTGCTGAAGTGAACATCTCTGCAAGCAAAGAGTGGGGTGAAGCTGTTGGCAGTCTACTCAACCTTCAAAAACTCCGCATGTCTGACTGTGGGCTTGGAGGACAAATTCCCAATTCCCTTCTCAACCTCACCTCTCTGCTTCATCTGGATCTATCAGAGAACTATTTGTCAGCACATATACCAGCTTGGTTTGAAAATGTGACTGGGCGCTTGGTCTCTCTTGATCTCTCTGGGAATTACAATCTTGGAGGAGACCTTTCTTTCATTGGACAACGAAAGTCTTCTTTGTCACTAACCAGCATTGATTTTTCAGGGACAGGCATGAAGGGCCGAATTCCATCTGCTATATGGAGTATCTCATGCTTGGAGCATCTTCGTCTTTCAGATACTAgaattgaaggtgagattccagCTTCTATAGGGAATTTGTTGTCCTTGCTAAGTCTTGATCTATCAGCGACCAGAATTGAAGGTCAGATTCCATCTGCTATAGGGAATGCGTTGTCCTTGGAAAGTATTTTTCTGTCGGATACCAGAATTGAAGGTAAGATTCCATCTGCTATAGGGAATGTGTCGTCCTTGAAGAGTCTTTATCTGTCTGATATCTCTATTGAAGGTGAGTTTCCTGTCTCCATACTCAATCTCTCTAAACTTGTTGAATTGGACCTGTCCTACAACAAGTTAACTGGGGTAATCCCAGCTTCATTGGACTCACTTTCTTCCCTTGTTCGTCTTCACCTTTATGCCAACGAATTGAATGGTACGATTCCATCTACAATTTCAAATCTTGTTAACTTAGAAGCCTTTTGCTCCACTCCAATAGTTTAA